From Coffea arabica cultivar ET-39 chromosome 2e, Coffea Arabica ET-39 HiFi, whole genome shotgun sequence, the proteins below share one genomic window:
- the LOC140036266 gene encoding uncharacterized protein, with the protein MDLLARYNAQLNCKTKVVELSIPGEATLRLDVRGWLVSSKLVSEIRVRKLLSKEAQGYLAFLINTPGDKMKLEDVLVVNEFSDVFPDELKSMPPEREIEFKIDLVLETALIAKTPYRMAPAELKELKLQLQDLLERGFIRESESP; encoded by the coding sequence ATGGATTTGTTGGCCCGTTACAATGCCCAATTGAACTGTAAAACTAAAGTGGTGGAATTGTCGATACCCGGAGAGGCCACTCTAAGGTTAGATGTGAGAGGTTGGTTAGTCTCGTCTAAACTTGTTTCGGAAATTCGAGTTAGGAAGTTGTTGAGTAAAGAGGCGCAAGGTTACTTAgccttcttaattaatacccctGGAGATAAGATGAAACTGGAGGATGTGTTAGTAGTGAATGAATTTTCCGATGTCTTCCCCGACGAGTTGAAGTCGATGCCACCAGAGAGGGAAATAGAATTTAAGATCGATTTGGTGCTTGAAACCGCTCTTATTGcaaaaacaccataccgaatggcccctGCCGAACTTAAGGAATTGAAACTGCAGTTACAGGATCTGTTAGAGCGAGGGTTTATTCGAGAAAGTGAATCACCGTGA